The DNA window GAGTGGCAGTGCCGCCGAGGACATCACCCAGTACCCTATGCACGGCTGGGTGGACGTCACCAAGGAGTTCCACGACGCCTGTGCGGAGCTTCAGCCCGGTGAACTGGCCCAGGACATGCTCTTCGGTCTGTTTGAGGCCATGTCGGCCATTGAGATCATGGATCCCAAAATGGACGTGGGCATGGGCTTCGACAAGCAGGATCTGCCGCCGCCTTCCTTCGAGGCAGCCATTGCAGTGAGGTTTTCCTCCATTATCTCCAGTTAAACCCTCTAATATCCGACTCTTTCCAGACGGGCGCCATTAAACTGGACGATCTCACGCCTTCCGAACTGATTGGCATCTATGATGCCTTGTTTTCCTGCCTCGTGTCTTGGCTGGAGGGCAACTCCATGGACCAGGTGCTTTTCACCTGCCTCTATCTGCATGCTCCCTCGCAGATCAAGGACAAGGCGTTGCGCGTCTTCTGCACTGCCGTGCGCAATCTCATCGTGATCATAAAGAACATCATTGCCGTGGCCGCCGTCAACGAGGAGGAGGATTTCCAGCTGTACGGGAACTCTGCTCTTCTAGCCGCGGAGAAGGCACAACCTGCGGCTGTTTACAGCTCACTGAAGGATGTGGAGGACGAGCTAATACGCAAGTGCAAGAAGCTACCGGCCACGGAGGATTGGATGGCCGTGGTTCATCGGCTGCGCTTCATGCGCCACCTTTTCCAAGTCATCTACCATGTGGAGCAGATGGCCAGCAACGACACCGTCGATGAAAAGGTTGACATCTATAAAATCCTGCTTGTGGCTTCTGAGATGCTGCCGGGCATAAGAAACACCCTGGATCGGGGCACCCAACCCGAGAATGGCTGTAAGTGGTCACAAATAACATCCATCTGTATATTCCTATCATTCTCTTTATTGTGACTCAGCTGAAGCACCCAATCCCATGGGTTTCTCACCACGCATCCACGACCGCAGCCAACCTCCCGCTTTTCCGCGCAGCATTAAGATTAGGGATCGTCCGGCAAGCTATCAGTTCCTGGAGGAAATGATCTCGCGCTTCAAGTATGCCTGCAAAGTCATAAAGTACAAGGATTATTATTCTGCGCTGGTGGGTGAGATTATGATTAGAAATAAAGCAAATTGTAATTCAATTCCTTTACAGAACTTCTTCATCGAGTACAGCAAAAAGTCAGGTCAGTGCATCCTGTCCAGAAGCGTGTTGCAGACCCTATTCAGCGCCAATATGCGGATAGCACATGGAAAGCTTCCTATGAAGCAGTTCCTGCGCCATTCGGTGCAGACCTTCAACTCGCCGCCAGTACTGAATGCCAAGAATCCAGTGGCCGCCGACCCCAAGGTGCAGCAGCATCTGGAGAACTTCTTTCGCTACTGCATCAACATGAACACGTTCACGCAGTTTATACGTATCTGTGGCTTCAATCGCGCCAGGCAACGTGATAAACTGGCT is part of the Drosophila biarmipes strain raj3 chromosome 2R, RU_DBia_V1.1, whole genome shotgun sequence genome and encodes:
- the LOC108026849 gene encoding N-alpha-acetyltransferase 35, NatC auxiliary subunit homolog encodes the protein MNGSSVAEPPDFQAATAAAAAAARASSSEQDEWSVGECGFLDPEVQRTMRSGSAAEDITQYPMHGWVDVTKEFHDACAELQPGELAQDMLFGLFEAMSAIEIMDPKMDVGMGFDKQDLPPPSFEAAIATGAIKLDDLTPSELIGIYDALFSCLVSWLEGNSMDQVLFTCLYLHAPSQIKDKALRVFCTAVRNLIVIIKNIIAVAAVNEEEDFQLYGNSALLAAEKAQPAAVYSSLKDVEDELIRKCKKLPATEDWMAVVHRLRFMRHLFQVIYHVEQMASNDTVDEKVDIYKILLVASEMLPGIRNTLDRGTQPENGSEAPNPMGFSPRIHDRSQPPAFPRSIKIRDRPASYQFLEEMISRFKYACKVIKYKDYYSALNFFIEYSKKSGQCILSRSVLQTLFSANMRIAHGKLPMKQFLRHSVQTFNSPPVLNAKNPVAADPKVQQHLENFFRYCINMNTFTQFIRICGFNRARQRDKLARLIENFDTIQVDAARLDSLMNQMANERAMEGNEPMATALKHSTHFSTWVLYNCFRAMLIFLMSGFELELYAVHEFLYIYWYPYEFLIGFLVSALTRTDNILLAQEEYAEHQSKIQSGGGSAGKNRKAAKPKKNKKQQRPYRAEIVFYHALLSLCGGMYKAMGALTKDGRVRLPLSKFDNEEIRYNRRFLPFATLTSPPPVSYAEFKNIREHMMRPSVEELYTYAAKHFDQARNVLESIQNPDQEMLDLLQIARTNFVVMNVLARGHQKELKRQPEFDFSKHSYFPIIKLK